From Callithrix jacchus isolate 240 chromosome 3, calJac240_pri, whole genome shotgun sequence, a single genomic window includes:
- the C1QTNF7 gene encoding complement C1q tumor necrosis factor-related protein 7 isoform X1, with the protein MSAMCRQEPKMFVLLYVTSFAICASGQPRGNQLKGENYSPRYICSIPGLPGPPGPPGANGSPGPHGRIGLPGRDGRDGRKGEKGEKGTAGLRGKTGPLGLTGEKGDQGETGKKGPMGPEGDKGELGPAGPPGPKGDRGEQGDPGLPGVCRCGSIVLKSAFSVGITTSYPEERLPIIFNKVLFNEGEHYNPATGKFICAFPGIYYFSYDITLANKHLAIGLVHNGQYRIKTFDANTGNHDVASGSTVIYLQPEDEVWLEIFFTDQNGLFSDPGWADSLFSGFLLYVDTDYLDSISEDDEL; encoded by the exons AGCCAAAGATGTTTGTCTTGCTCTATGTTACAAGTTTTGCCATTTGTGCCAGTGGACAACCTCGGGGTAATCAGTTGAAAGGAGAGAACTACTCCCCCAGGTATATCTGCAGCATTCCTGGCTTGCCTGGACCTCCAGGGCCCCCTGGAGCAAACGGTTCCCCTGGGCCCCATGGTCGCATTGGCCTTCCAGGAAGAGATGGTAGAGACggcaggaaaggagagaaaggtgAAAAGGGGACTGCAG GTTTGAGAGGTAAGACTGGACCACTGGGTCTCACCGGTGAGAAAGGAGACCAAGGagagactgggaagaaaggaCCCATGGGACCAGAGGGAGATAAAGGAGAATTAGGTCCAGCTGGCCCTCCTGGACCaaaaggagacagaggagagCAAGGGGACCCAGGGCTGCCTGGGGTTTGCAGGTGTGGAAGCATCGTGCTCAAATCCGCCTTTTCTGTTGGCATCACAACCAGCTACCCAGAAGAAAGACTACCTATTATATTTAACAAGGTCCTCTTCAATGAGGGAGAGCACTACAACCCTGCCACAGGGAAGTTCATCTGTGCTTTCCCAGGGATCTACTACTTTTCTTATGATATCACATTGGCTAATAAGCATCTGGCAATTGGGCTGGTACACAATGGGCAGTACCGGATAAAGACCTTCGATGCCAACACAGGAAACCATGATGTGGCTTCGGGGTCCACAGTCATCTATCTGCAGCCAGAAGATGAAGTCTGGCTGGAGATCTTCTTCACAGACCAGAATGGCCTCTTCTCAGATCCAGGTTGGGCAGACAGCTTATTCTCTGGGTTTCTCTTATACGTTGACACAGATTATCTAGATTCCATATCAGAAGATGACGAATTGTGA
- the C1QTNF7 gene encoding complement C1q tumor necrosis factor-related protein 7 isoform X2, which produces MFVLLYVTSFAICASGQPRGNQLKGENYSPRYICSIPGLPGPPGPPGANGSPGPHGRIGLPGRDGRDGRKGEKGEKGTAGLRGKTGPLGLTGEKGDQGETGKKGPMGPEGDKGELGPAGPPGPKGDRGEQGDPGLPGVCRCGSIVLKSAFSVGITTSYPEERLPIIFNKVLFNEGEHYNPATGKFICAFPGIYYFSYDITLANKHLAIGLVHNGQYRIKTFDANTGNHDVASGSTVIYLQPEDEVWLEIFFTDQNGLFSDPGWADSLFSGFLLYVDTDYLDSISEDDEL; this is translated from the exons ATGTTTGTCTTGCTCTATGTTACAAGTTTTGCCATTTGTGCCAGTGGACAACCTCGGGGTAATCAGTTGAAAGGAGAGAACTACTCCCCCAGGTATATCTGCAGCATTCCTGGCTTGCCTGGACCTCCAGGGCCCCCTGGAGCAAACGGTTCCCCTGGGCCCCATGGTCGCATTGGCCTTCCAGGAAGAGATGGTAGAGACggcaggaaaggagagaaaggtgAAAAGGGGACTGCAG GTTTGAGAGGTAAGACTGGACCACTGGGTCTCACCGGTGAGAAAGGAGACCAAGGagagactgggaagaaaggaCCCATGGGACCAGAGGGAGATAAAGGAGAATTAGGTCCAGCTGGCCCTCCTGGACCaaaaggagacagaggagagCAAGGGGACCCAGGGCTGCCTGGGGTTTGCAGGTGTGGAAGCATCGTGCTCAAATCCGCCTTTTCTGTTGGCATCACAACCAGCTACCCAGAAGAAAGACTACCTATTATATTTAACAAGGTCCTCTTCAATGAGGGAGAGCACTACAACCCTGCCACAGGGAAGTTCATCTGTGCTTTCCCAGGGATCTACTACTTTTCTTATGATATCACATTGGCTAATAAGCATCTGGCAATTGGGCTGGTACACAATGGGCAGTACCGGATAAAGACCTTCGATGCCAACACAGGAAACCATGATGTGGCTTCGGGGTCCACAGTCATCTATCTGCAGCCAGAAGATGAAGTCTGGCTGGAGATCTTCTTCACAGACCAGAATGGCCTCTTCTCAGATCCAGGTTGGGCAGACAGCTTATTCTCTGGGTTTCTCTTATACGTTGACACAGATTATCTAGATTCCATATCAGAAGATGACGAATTGTGA